agacaaaaaagacaaacacatgaaaacacTAACCGTTGTGTACTGGTAAAGCGCCGAAGAAGCTGCCAAGTTCTAGAATCCTTTGCTCTAGTAACTGATAATGCTGCAGGAGAAGTTAATGTAAGTTATTTAGTTAGTGTTTAgcctaaataaattaaagatgtAAACATGTATACAAACCTTGGCTTCATCTCCTGCTACTTTGACAAAGTCATCAAAGAACTGGCGAGGTAGTGGCTCACCATTGCTCAATCTAAATGTGGAGAATCTTGCTATCACATCCCAGGACAGGTCTATCGCCCATTGCTCTATATTAGCAAGAGAGTGCAGTAAAGCAATCCTACTCGCCTGTCGgaacagaaatcatttttacttttacctAATTATTCTTTAACTTCCTATGGAAGGACAAAAAATTGTGTCTAACTGAAAGTTTACCAGTGTGCCACCTTTGCCCCGTTTGATTTTTCCAGGCTCCACAATGGTCAGACTGTCTTTTCTGTTAGGCTGTGCAGGAGGGCTGGTCTCCCCAGTCTCGGTTATTTTCCCACTGTTCCAGTTCTCCTGCACTATCTTGGTCAATGAAACCtacacgaaaaaaaaaaaaaaaaaaaaaaaaaaaaaaaaacaaacaagcagaaGTGGTATGATGAAATGCTGAGATTATCCAGTTTAGTCAGTCACTGTATGTTATTGGATATTTCCAAACCTTTTCCTGTGGGTCTGGGGTTTGAAGGATTTTGGTGGCCCACATGCAAAGTGTGTTTTCTGAGGAATTTATTTCCACGGGCAAACTGTCTGTAAGAAATACAGCATATGCCTGCATTGTGTACCATAACATGTCATAGTCACAAAACATATGTTTGGAGTATGTCATTGCTCACCTTGATGGGTTATTTCTGTCACTGGGATAGGACAGAGGGACAGTGTGTTCTGggtatttatatacacttttCCATCCAGTACACGGACATCATACACTTGGTTCTGGTGACAGTAATATGAGACACATCAAGAATGCTGGCAGTTTGATCACTATACATTACATGTATAGTTCAGCCAAATGTGAAAAtagagtaaattatttttttaggtgaactattcctttaacatggACAGTCATAACTTGCCTGCAGTCCAGTGGAAGAGGAACCAGTTTCAAGGCAGAAATCAAAGTAATGCCATGGGCAAATCAGTGCCAATTTCCCATTGCCCATGTCCTCGATATCACCTTGCTCAAGTGGCCCCCCTGTTAAGCAATGGATCATTATATTCAGATATTAAaacaattctttcattttactgtattacagttatgtaatgttttcaCAAAGACCC
The sequence above is a segment of the Labeo rohita strain BAU-BD-2019 chromosome 7, IGBB_LRoh.1.0, whole genome shotgun sequence genome. Coding sequences within it:
- the si:ch73-314g15.3 gene encoding uncharacterized protein HI_0077 isoform X1; the encoded protein is MDHFEKDLVDALKDIVKAGNWQCVGDKSKFKSPCTKFYSDDGEHIVLVHTKDDKFWAMDSSCPHEGGPLEQGDIEDMGNGKLALICPWHYFDFCLETGSSSTGLQNQVYDVRVLDGKVYINTQNTLSLCPIPVTEITHQDSLPVEINSSENTLCMWATKILQTPDPQEKVSLTKIVQENWNSGKITETGETSPPAQPNRKDSLTIVEPGKIKRGKGGTLASRIALLHSLANIEQWAIDLSWDVIARFSTFRLSNGEPLPRQFFDDFVKVAGDEAKHYQLLEQRILELGSFFGALPVHNGLWQSATDTSHDLLARLAIVHMVHEARGLDVHPQTLSRFAAQGDTSSVKVLEVIYADEITHVAAGLRWFTYICSKEGRDSLKTFHELVKLHFKGFLKPPFNTEGRKTAGMTEEWYVPLVKPSSLQKTS
- the si:ch73-314g15.3 gene encoding uncharacterized protein HI_0077 isoform X2, encoding MGNGKLALICPWHYFDFCLETGSSSTGLQNQVYDVRVLDGKVYINTQNTLSLCPIPVTEITHQDSLPVEINSSENTLCMWATKILQTPDPQEKVSLTKIVQENWNSGKITETGETSPPAQPNRKDSLTIVEPGKIKRGKGGTLASRIALLHSLANIEQWAIDLSWDVIARFSTFRLSNGEPLPRQFFDDFVKVAGDEAKHYQLLEQRILELGSFFGALPVHNGLWQSATDTSHDLLARLAIVHMVHEARGLDVHPQTLSRFAAQGDTSSVKVLEVIYADEITHVAAGLRWFTYICSKEGRDSLKTFHELVKLHFKGFLKPPFNTEGRKTAGMTEEWYVPLVKPSSLQKTS